The proteins below come from a single Petrotoga miotherma DSM 10691 genomic window:
- the pulA gene encoding type I pullulanase — protein MRKVGYLLLVFFLISVLLGADQTTQTQTLPEEFGSTKPNDFVSLSEGKNAADFDAQTVLIVHYHRPDGDYEPWNLWIWPSKPISKEGDRYLFDGEDSFGKYAIIKFDEKHEELGFIVRTDSWEKDISMDRFVSIPESDVAEIWVLSGVENYYTDPKNLDLSPRVNAAIMDSFDEIKVSLTVPFDTKEWEGKVHFYKVDGSDPLALDVLDVYKTDPTDISVTSNITIKPANPISPQDVDKLYKIDIEGYVSENYVIMRNILDDEVFHYYGDDLGSVYSPDKTDFKVWSPVSSEAKVLLFHDYLDEEPYKEVTMSKNDNGVWHATVNDDLKGKYYLYEFVSYGKTRRTIDVYSTALAINSTKSAIIDLNDTDPVGWNTDTRPILNNPEDSIVYEIHVKDFTIDESSGVPEEYRGKYLGLTIDNTQSPTGVKTGLSHLKELGVTHVHIMPIQDAGSLDETKFDEQYGWGYDPLVYNVPEGIYSTDPYDPLKRINEVKNIVKTFHENGIRVVLDVVYNHTYQVGKNSPFDQTVPYFYYRTDQSGKYTNGSGVGNEIATERFMVRKYIVDSLKYWVDEYHVDGFRFDLLGLFDKETVKTISEELHDILPDVLLYGEPWTGGGPITFGKGDQKGLEVAVFNDDVRNAIRGSVFEPEVKGFGLGAPGQQTKIKRGVVGSIENNNRIRSWAQDPQETMNYVSNHDNHTLWDKNALALGVKPWKEDLDPQTLEILKASQKFSNAMILTMQGISFLHGGVDFARTKKGNDNPFGVLEPNVYDWNRKSEFYDIFEYYQGMIHLRKAHPAFRMTNSEDIIDHIEFFELPKEYRKTVAFIIKDNANNDQWKNIVVVYNAEPESSVQIALPEGEWNLVVNEDTAGTETLDVVEGTIEVSPLSVYVLYQN, from the coding sequence ATGAGAAAAGTAGGTTACTTGTTGTTAGTATTTTTCTTAATTTCCGTGTTGTTAGGAGCGGATCAAACCACACAAACTCAGACTTTGCCTGAAGAGTTTGGAAGTACAAAACCTAACGATTTTGTAAGCCTTTCCGAAGGAAAAAACGCGGCTGATTTTGACGCGCAGACCGTTTTGATCGTACACTATCATAGACCAGATGGTGATTATGAACCTTGGAATCTTTGGATTTGGCCAAGTAAACCCATTTCCAAAGAAGGAGACAGATATTTATTCGATGGTGAAGATAGCTTCGGCAAGTACGCGATTATCAAATTCGATGAAAAACATGAGGAGTTAGGTTTCATAGTAAGAACGGATAGCTGGGAAAAAGATATTTCAATGGATAGATTCGTCAGTATACCTGAAAGTGATGTCGCTGAAATATGGGTTTTATCAGGAGTAGAGAATTACTATACCGATCCAAAAAACCTTGACTTAAGTCCTCGGGTAAACGCGGCTATTATGGATTCGTTTGATGAAATAAAAGTTAGTCTAACTGTACCCTTTGATACAAAAGAATGGGAAGGTAAAGTTCATTTTTATAAGGTAGATGGTTCTGATCCTCTTGCTTTGGATGTATTAGATGTTTATAAAACTGATCCCACCGATATTTCTGTTACCTCAAATATAACCATAAAACCAGCTAATCCGATATCTCCACAAGATGTGGATAAATTGTACAAAATAGATATAGAAGGATACGTTTCAGAAAATTACGTAATTATGAGAAACATTTTAGATGACGAAGTTTTTCATTACTACGGAGATGATTTAGGATCGGTTTATTCCCCAGATAAAACAGATTTTAAAGTATGGTCCCCGGTATCCTCAGAGGCAAAGGTACTACTTTTCCATGATTATTTAGATGAAGAACCATATAAAGAAGTTACCATGTCAAAAAACGATAACGGAGTTTGGCATGCTACTGTGAATGATGATTTAAAAGGAAAATATTATCTATATGAGTTTGTATCCTATGGAAAAACAAGAAGAACTATAGATGTTTATTCCACGGCTCTTGCCATCAATTCTACAAAATCCGCTATTATTGATTTGAATGATACTGACCCGGTAGGTTGGAATACCGATACAAGGCCTATTCTCAACAATCCTGAAGATTCAATTGTTTATGAAATTCACGTAAAGGATTTTACGATAGATGAAAGCTCTGGAGTTCCAGAAGAATACAGGGGTAAATATCTTGGATTGACTATAGACAATACACAATCCCCGACGGGAGTGAAAACAGGGTTATCCCATTTAAAAGAACTTGGAGTTACTCACGTTCACATTATGCCTATTCAAGATGCTGGTTCTTTAGATGAAACGAAATTCGATGAACAGTATGGTTGGGGATACGATCCTCTAGTATACAATGTCCCCGAAGGTATTTATTCGACAGATCCATACGATCCATTAAAGAGAATAAATGAAGTGAAAAATATAGTTAAAACTTTTCACGAAAATGGTATAAGGGTTGTGTTGGATGTTGTATACAACCATACATACCAAGTTGGAAAGAATTCACCTTTCGATCAAACCGTTCCTTACTTCTATTACCGTACTGATCAATCAGGGAAATACACAAATGGATCGGGAGTGGGGAACGAAATAGCCACGGAAAGGTTCATGGTGAGAAAGTATATAGTAGATAGTTTAAAATATTGGGTTGATGAGTATCATGTTGATGGATTCAGATTCGATTTATTGGGTTTATTTGACAAAGAAACGGTAAAAACAATATCAGAAGAATTACACGATATATTACCAGACGTACTTTTGTACGGGGAACCATGGACTGGTGGCGGTCCAATAACATTTGGCAAAGGAGACCAAAAAGGTTTAGAGGTAGCCGTATTCAACGATGATGTTAGAAATGCTATCAGAGGAAGCGTATTTGAACCTGAGGTCAAAGGTTTTGGCTTAGGCGCTCCTGGTCAACAAACGAAGATAAAAAGAGGTGTCGTTGGATCTATTGAAAACAACAATAGAATAAGATCTTGGGCACAAGACCCACAAGAAACTATGAACTACGTTTCCAATCATGATAACCATACCTTATGGGATAAAAATGCTCTTGCTCTCGGTGTAAAGCCATGGAAAGAAGATTTAGACCCACAAACTTTAGAAATATTAAAAGCCTCTCAAAAATTCTCTAATGCTATGATCTTAACTATGCAGGGTATATCATTTTTACACGGAGGTGTGGATTTTGCAAGGACTAAGAAAGGTAACGATAACCCATTCGGCGTTTTAGAACCAAACGTATACGACTGGAACAGAAAAAGCGAGTTTTATGACATATTTGAGTATTACCAAGGTATGATACACTTAAGAAAAGCTCATCCTGCTTTTAGAATGACCAATAGTGAAGATATAATAGACCACATAGAATTTTTCGAACTACCAAAAGAATATAGAAAAACTGTTGCTTTTATTATAAAAGATAATGCAAACAACGATCAATGGAAAAATATTGTGGTTGTTTACAATGCAGAACCAGAATCTTCAGTTCAGATCGCTTTACCTGAAGGTGAATGGAACTTAGTTGTAAATGAAGATACAGCAGGTACCGAAACACTGGATGTAGTGGAAGGAACAATCGAAGTATCACCTTTATCTGTTTACGTCTTATATCAAAATTAA
- a CDS encoding RnfABCDGE type electron transport complex subunit D — MMRRVLYSLIPVYAFAFYMYGWRLIFLSIFVYGFGILTEYIMEKRKKRKVTEAVLVTSTLFVLSLPPATPWWIASIGIIFGVLFAKEVYGGFGRNIFNPAIAGRLFIYITFPNIMTQSWLQPGNFGRAASDILTSATPLQVLANGQSFGLFELFFGLRSGSMGEGPIFLILIAAIYLIATKTASWKIMLSTFLSASLLTGFFSLIGIQEASYPIEFLLSGSFMFVTVFMATDPVTAPKNETSKWFYGIIIGVTAILIRTFSLFPEGTSFGVLMGNTFVALLDTAFTRKKVKA; from the coding sequence ATGATGAGAAGGGTACTGTACTCGCTGATACCTGTATACGCTTTTGCTTTTTACATGTACGGATGGAGATTGATTTTTTTATCTATTTTTGTGTATGGTTTTGGGATTTTGACAGAATACATTATGGAAAAAAGAAAAAAACGTAAAGTTACAGAAGCAGTATTGGTTACCAGTACTTTATTTGTCTTATCCCTTCCTCCTGCAACGCCTTGGTGGATCGCCAGCATTGGGATTATTTTTGGTGTTTTATTTGCAAAAGAAGTTTATGGAGGTTTTGGAAGAAACATTTTCAATCCAGCTATCGCCGGTAGACTTTTTATTTACATAACCTTTCCAAATATCATGACCCAATCATGGCTTCAACCGGGAAATTTTGGGAGAGCTGCATCCGATATCTTAACCTCAGCAACACCTCTTCAAGTTTTAGCAAACGGACAAAGTTTCGGCCTGTTTGAATTATTTTTTGGGCTTAGATCCGGCTCAATGGGAGAGGGACCTATATTTCTAATACTCATAGCTGCAATTTATCTCATCGCCACAAAAACCGCCAGTTGGAAAATTATGTTATCCACATTCTTGAGTGCTTCTTTGTTGACAGGTTTTTTCTCTTTAATCGGCATACAGGAAGCTTCTTATCCTATAGAATTCTTGCTTTCTGGAAGTTTCATGTTTGTCACCGTTTTTATGGCAACAGATCCTGTAACCGCACCAAAAAATGAAACTTCTAAATGGTTTTATGGAATTATAATAGGAGTTACAGCTATACTTATCAGAACGTTTTCTCTTTTCCCAGAAGGTACAAGTTTTGGAGTGTTAATGGGTAACACTTTTGTTGCTTTGTTAGATACAGCTTTTACTAGAAAGAAGGTGAAAGCATGA
- a CDS encoding FMN-binding protein, with product MKREGRVYTVIFTFIISFVFVFVLAVANELTKDTVERNQELFQIKAILSAMGISYQSDEEAFQKYNSIVSTVNINGSQLYTTEVNGENIYATIFTGSGLWGTITGVLAVNEDVSRIVGIDFISQNETPGLGGRIEEDWFKRQFSGLKIIDGEIKVVTGQDGGDYEYENGQVDAITGATRTSESIERIVNETISNLRDILGVNS from the coding sequence ATGAAAAGGGAAGGTAGAGTTTATACTGTTATATTCACATTTATTATTTCTTTTGTATTTGTTTTCGTTTTAGCAGTAGCAAATGAACTAACAAAAGATACGGTAGAAAGGAATCAAGAATTATTCCAAATTAAGGCAATTTTATCTGCAATGGGCATATCTTATCAAAGTGATGAAGAAGCTTTTCAAAAATATAACTCTATAGTTTCAACTGTAAATATTAATGGCTCTCAATTATATACAACTGAAGTAAACGGCGAAAATATATATGCTACTATCTTCACAGGCAGTGGGCTATGGGGAACTATAACCGGTGTTTTAGCTGTGAACGAAGATGTTTCTAGAATTGTTGGTATTGACTTTATCTCTCAAAACGAAACGCCAGGATTAGGAGGAAGAATAGAAGAAGATTGGTTCAAAAGACAGTTTTCGGGTCTTAAAATTATAGATGGTGAAATAAAAGTAGTAACAGGACAAGACGGTGGAGACTACGAATACGAAAATGGACAAGTCGATGCAATAACCGGCGCCACAAGAACTTCTGAGTCTATTGAAAGAATTGTAAACGAAACGATTTCAAATCTGCGAGATATTCTGGGGGTGAATAGTTAA
- a CDS encoding Rnf-Nqr domain containing protein: MAQKNWIAIAKDNLWYNNPVFIQILGICSTLAVTNTLINTSIMTLGVVFVTGLSALTVSLLKSFIPRKVRMIAQTLIISFYVIIVDIVLRAYVPEVSRALGPYVGLIITNCIIMGRTEAFAQSNPPLLSLWDGLTTGIGYMYILLMVAFVRELLGFGTLFGLQILPDNFVNWTIMVMPPSAFFMLAVFIWILKGYMFRKEVKK, encoded by the coding sequence ATGGCTCAGAAAAATTGGATAGCAATTGCTAAAGATAATTTATGGTATAACAATCCTGTATTCATCCAAATACTCGGGATATGTTCCACATTAGCGGTAACTAACACATTAATAAACACATCCATCATGACTCTTGGAGTTGTTTTTGTGACAGGATTATCCGCATTGACGGTTTCTTTGTTAAAATCTTTCATTCCTAGGAAAGTCAGAATGATAGCCCAAACGTTGATAATATCTTTTTATGTTATAATTGTTGATATCGTCCTACGGGCTTATGTACCTGAAGTCAGTAGAGCTTTGGGACCATACGTAGGCTTGATCATTACTAATTGTATAATAATGGGAAGAACAGAGGCTTTTGCTCAATCTAACCCTCCGCTGCTATCGTTGTGGGATGGTTTGACCACTGGAATAGGGTATATGTATATTCTTTTGATGGTGGCATTTGTGAGAGAGTTATTGGGCTTTGGAACACTTTTTGGACTTCAAATATTACCAGATAATTTTGTAAATTGGACTATAATGGTTATGCCTCCAAGTGCTTTCTTTATGTTAGCTGTTTTCATATGGATACTCAAAGGTTACATGTTTAGAAAGGAGGTTAAAAAATAA
- a CDS encoding NADH:ubiquinone reductase (Na(+)-transporting) subunit E codes for MSPDVGLISLFFASIFTSNILLANFLGMCSFISVSKDFTSSNGLGLAVTFVLTITTAINWLVYHYLLIPFGLEYLRYIVFIIVIAAIVQISEMVIERMSTNLYMSLGIFLPLITVNCAILGVALFMQIRNYNFLQSVIFGLGSGLGWWLAIVSLAAIRKKVDKSPVPGPLKGPGITLITIGLMAMAFMGFSGMLNVQ; via the coding sequence ATGTCCCCTGACGTAGGTTTGATATCTTTATTCTTTGCTTCTATTTTTACAAGCAACATACTTCTCGCAAATTTTTTAGGAATGTGTTCCTTTATATCGGTTTCAAAGGATTTCACTTCTTCTAATGGGTTGGGCCTTGCAGTAACCTTTGTCTTGACTATAACTACCGCAATTAATTGGCTTGTCTATCATTACTTGTTGATTCCCTTTGGTTTAGAATATCTAAGATATATAGTGTTCATAATAGTCATTGCCGCAATAGTACAGATATCAGAAATGGTTATAGAGAGAATGTCAACTAACTTATACATGAGCTTAGGTATTTTTCTTCCATTAATCACCGTCAATTGCGCTATATTGGGTGTAGCCCTTTTTATGCAGATTAGAAATTATAATTTCCTCCAATCAGTTATCTTTGGACTTGGTTCGGGGTTAGGTTGGTGGTTAGCGATCGTATCTCTAGCCGCAATAAGAAAAAAGGTTGATAAATCTCCCGTACCCGGACCTTTAAAAGGACCTGGAATTACTTTAATTACGATTGGACTTATGGCGATGGCTTTCATGGGATTTTCGGGTATGTTAAACGTACAGTGA
- a CDS encoding NADH:ubiquinone reductase (Na(+)-transporting) subunit F, whose product MNTILAASFLIGGLSAVLAAMIVVVDSIVNNYGEVKIDINNGKKELKVNGGAPLLTTLSEQGIFIPSACGGRGSCGACKVKVLSDIGPILPTEAPLLDEEEMKQNIRLSCQVKVKSDIAIEIPEELFSAKIFNGVVEKINDLTYDIKEVKIKLVEPNEIEFKAGQYMQLVIPPYEKINEYTQRAYSIASSPSQKDSVEFFIRLVPGGIATTYVHKYLKENDQIELVGPFGEFYMRDTDADMICVAGGSGLAPIKSIVADMFEREITNRNVWLFFGARSLKDLYYVDFFQDMEKKWDRFHFVPALSEPQPEDNWKGETGLITDVLGKYFKEKMDQNTQKEGYLCGSPGMINACIKVMTENGISENEIYYDKFA is encoded by the coding sequence GTGAATACAATTTTAGCTGCTTCATTTTTAATAGGAGGATTAAGTGCGGTTTTAGCTGCAATGATTGTGGTAGTTGATAGCATAGTCAACAATTATGGCGAGGTTAAGATTGATATCAACAACGGAAAAAAGGAGTTAAAGGTAAATGGAGGTGCTCCACTACTTACCACTCTTTCTGAGCAAGGAATATTTATTCCCTCAGCATGTGGTGGTAGGGGAAGTTGTGGGGCATGTAAGGTGAAAGTTTTATCAGATATAGGACCAATTTTACCCACAGAAGCACCCCTCTTAGACGAAGAAGAAATGAAACAAAATATAAGACTATCTTGTCAAGTTAAAGTAAAATCTGACATAGCCATAGAAATTCCAGAAGAACTATTTTCTGCAAAAATTTTTAATGGTGTAGTTGAAAAAATAAATGATTTGACGTATGATATAAAAGAAGTTAAAATTAAACTTGTCGAACCCAATGAAATTGAGTTTAAAGCTGGGCAGTATATGCAATTGGTTATACCTCCCTACGAGAAAATAAACGAATATACGCAAAGGGCATATTCCATTGCATCATCTCCAAGTCAAAAAGATTCTGTCGAATTTTTTATCAGACTTGTCCCAGGCGGAATCGCAACAACTTATGTTCATAAGTATCTAAAAGAAAATGATCAAATAGAATTAGTTGGTCCTTTTGGTGAATTTTACATGAGAGATACAGATGCAGATATGATATGCGTTGCGGGAGGTTCAGGGTTAGCTCCGATAAAATCTATCGTTGCAGACATGTTCGAAAGGGAAATAACCAACAGAAATGTGTGGTTATTTTTCGGAGCAAGAAGTTTAAAAGACCTTTATTATGTGGATTTCTTTCAAGACATGGAAAAGAAATGGGACAGATTCCATTTTGTTCCAGCACTTTCAGAACCTCAACCTGAAGATAATTGGAAAGGCGAAACGGGACTTATAACAGATGTATTGGGAAAATATTTTAAAGAAAAAATGGATCAAAACACCCAAAAGGAAGGATATTTATGCGGAAGCCCCGGAATGATAAATGCCTGTATTAAAGTAATGACAGAGAACGGCATATCCGAAAATGAAATATATTACGACAAGTTCGCATAA
- the argF gene encoding ornithine carbamoyltransferase, with protein sequence MPINLRGRSLLTLKDFTPEEVKYLLELSKDLKAKKRMGIKGDLLKGKNIVLLFEKTSTRTRCAFEVAAFDEGANVTFLTNSQMGKKESIEDTARVLGRFYDGIEFRGFKQETVEILAKYSGVPVWNGLTDEDHPTQVLADFLTIMENFEKPLNKIKFVYVGDGRNNMANALMIGASKIGMDFVIISPKELFPSEELINEMEKTASENGGKITITDTLDGVVNADVIYTDVWFSMGEESKVQERINLLKPYQVNMDLIKKTNNPDVIFLHCLPSFHDTKTEMGYDVYQKYGIKEMEVTDEVFESKYSKLFDEAENRMHTIKAVMVATLVG encoded by the coding sequence ATGCCTATCAATTTAAGAGGAAGAAGCCTTTTAACGTTGAAAGATTTTACCCCCGAAGAGGTGAAGTATCTTTTGGAACTTTCAAAAGATCTAAAAGCCAAAAAGAGAATGGGTATTAAAGGCGATTTATTAAAAGGTAAGAACATAGTTTTGCTTTTTGAAAAAACATCAACTAGAACAAGATGTGCCTTCGAAGTAGCTGCCTTCGATGAAGGGGCAAACGTTACATTTCTAACTAACAGCCAAATGGGTAAGAAAGAATCAATAGAAGATACTGCAAGAGTTTTAGGAAGATTTTACGATGGCATAGAATTTAGAGGCTTCAAGCAGGAAACTGTGGAAATTCTAGCAAAATATTCAGGTGTTCCCGTGTGGAATGGTTTAACCGATGAAGATCATCCCACCCAAGTTTTGGCAGATTTCCTAACTATTATGGAAAACTTCGAAAAACCTCTTAATAAGATCAAATTTGTGTACGTTGGAGATGGAAGAAACAATATGGCCAACGCCCTAATGATAGGCGCCTCTAAAATAGGGATGGACTTTGTGATTATCTCTCCAAAGGAACTTTTCCCAAGTGAAGAACTGATAAATGAAATGGAAAAGACAGCTAGCGAAAACGGCGGAAAAATTACCATCACAGACACACTTGATGGTGTAGTTAACGCAGATGTAATTTATACAGATGTTTGGTTTTCTATGGGAGAAGAAAGTAAGGTTCAAGAGAGGATCAACTTACTTAAACCTTACCAAGTAAATATGGACTTGATAAAAAAGACCAACAATCCCGACGTTATTTTTCTGCACTGTTTACCTTCTTTTCATGACACAAAAACCGAGATGGGATACGATGTTTACCAGAAATACGGTATTAAAGAAATGGAAGTTACGGATGAAGTGTTTGAAAGTAAATACTCAAAACTTTTTGATGAAGCAGAAAACAGAATGCATACCATAAAAGCAGTTATGGTAGCAACGTTGGTAGGTTGA
- the arcC gene encoding carbamate kinase, producing MAEKLAIVAIGGNALSQPKESPTAQNMLKNLENTAKCLVELVKKNYRIVITHGNGPQVGNILVQQDIAKEFIPPFPLDVNGAMTQGYIGYMISQTLKNILTAEHIEKDVSSIVTQVLVDKNDPAFYNPSKPIGPFYTKEEADTFIKEKGWSMVEDAGRGWRRVVPSPEPLEIIEIRAIKKLVRDNNITIAAGGGGISVIKEVDKLKGVEGVIDKDRASALLAIELDADEFIILTAVEKVFINFNKPNQQSISSMTVNQAIQYMKEGHFSKGSMLPKIEACINFVQKTGRPALITDLTKLVDALEGKTGTIVTK from the coding sequence ATGGCTGAAAAACTCGCAATTGTAGCAATAGGTGGAAATGCGTTATCCCAACCAAAAGAATCTCCAACCGCTCAAAATATGCTAAAAAACCTAGAGAACACGGCAAAATGCCTAGTTGAACTAGTAAAAAAAAATTATAGAATAGTCATAACACACGGAAATGGCCCTCAAGTAGGAAACATTCTTGTTCAACAAGATATAGCCAAAGAGTTTATTCCTCCCTTTCCTCTAGATGTTAATGGAGCTATGACTCAAGGATATATAGGATACATGATTTCTCAAACGTTAAAAAATATTTTAACAGCAGAACATATTGAAAAAGATGTTTCAAGTATCGTTACCCAAGTACTTGTTGATAAAAATGATCCAGCCTTTTACAATCCTTCAAAACCTATTGGACCTTTTTACACCAAAGAAGAAGCTGACACTTTCATTAAAGAAAAAGGATGGAGTATGGTAGAAGATGCTGGAAGAGGCTGGCGAAGAGTAGTACCCTCTCCAGAACCGTTAGAGATTATAGAGATAAGAGCTATTAAAAAATTGGTAAGAGACAACAATATAACCATAGCAGCAGGTGGAGGAGGTATCTCAGTAATAAAAGAAGTGGATAAATTAAAAGGCGTAGAAGGTGTCATAGACAAGGATAGAGCCTCTGCTTTGTTAGCTATAGAATTGGATGCTGATGAGTTCATAATTCTAACCGCTGTAGAAAAAGTATTTATAAATTTTAATAAACCCAATCAACAATCTATTTCGTCAATGACTGTAAACCAAGCAATACAATATATGAAAGAAGGGCACTTCTCAAAAGGGAGTATGTTGCCGAAGATAGAGGCGTGCATAAATTTCGTTCAGAAAACTGGAAGACCTGCTTTAATCACAGATTTAACCAAATTGGTTGATGCATTGGAAGGAAAAACGGGAACTATCGTAACGAAATAA
- a CDS encoding MurR/RpiR family transcriptional regulator, which yields MVTSKIKGIYNSLTDKEKQAAQYIIERPADVIHYSITELSNWAGTSETTIYRVLKKVGYSGYQKFKLELARELSAPTLESKESKDLFDMIYNKAVNSLTDILRQADRDKITRASEIILNSKKLLFYAVGRSFPIALDASLKFAALGFASTAYSDPHMQVIVASNLEKDDVVIAVSHSGVIRDTYKSAQVAKDAGAFTIGITAGVNSPLSKIVNLVLYTSAEMPQESEFTVSRIGEMFMVELLYNSVASRMSLKNKESRISQAMKTKRFN from the coding sequence TTGGTAACTTCCAAGATTAAAGGGATATACAATTCTTTAACTGATAAGGAAAAACAGGCAGCTCAGTATATAATCGAAAGGCCTGCCGATGTAATACACTACAGCATCACTGAATTATCCAATTGGGCAGGAACTAGTGAAACTACTATATACAGAGTTTTAAAAAAGGTTGGCTACTCGGGATATCAAAAATTTAAGTTAGAATTAGCAAGGGAATTGAGCGCTCCTACACTTGAATCAAAAGAGTCGAAAGATCTTTTTGATATGATTTACAATAAAGCTGTAAATTCCTTAACTGATATTCTAAGGCAAGCAGATAGGGATAAAATTACTCGAGCCTCCGAAATAATACTGAACAGTAAAAAACTGCTATTCTATGCGGTAGGAAGATCTTTTCCTATTGCTTTAGATGCTTCTTTGAAGTTTGCTGCCCTAGGATTTGCCTCTACTGCATATTCTGATCCACATATGCAAGTTATCGTTGCTTCCAATCTGGAAAAAGATGATGTAGTAATTGCTGTCAGTCATTCTGGGGTTATAAGAGATACTTATAAATCCGCACAAGTAGCCAAAGACGCTGGTGCCTTCACTATAGGTATAACTGCTGGGGTTAACTCACCTTTGTCAAAAATAGTCAATCTCGTTTTATATACTTCAGCTGAAATGCCTCAGGAAAGTGAATTCACAGTAAGCAGAATCGGAGAAATGTTTATGGTGGAACTTTTATACAACTCTGTTGCTTCTAGAATGTCCCTTAAAAACAAAGAAAGTAGAATAAGTCAAGCAATGAAGACAAAAAGATTCAATTAA
- a CDS encoding glycosyltransferase, with protein sequence MSIFFDYKILQNLPKRVKVVVGIPSYNNAETISFVSETAAKGIFEYFGSDGLIVNADGGSKDGTKEVFMKTETKNVPKIAYDYIGLPGKGSAMLSVIELAKNLDAKAIVFLDSDLKSVRPWWIERLTGPIMKGLSDYVTPYYVRHKYDGTITNQVCYPLVTSLFGQAVRQPIGGDFGVGKNMIDVYLKTALSVAKTDVARFGIDIWMTTNAILNSNKKVYQAALGAKVHDPKDPGADLSPMFKQVVGTLFDIIVDSVSKWKDIDSIEEAPIYGEIPQVAVEPININIENLKKQLLEGLKNEETKRLANDHLETIMEKKKLPLQTWVDILFNALIEYSKNKDKKLVESLVPLYFGRVADFAELTKDMNEVEAEKVIRDQIKVFKNKKVELMKKL encoded by the coding sequence ATGTCAATATTTTTTGATTATAAAATTTTACAAAATTTACCTAAAAGGGTAAAAGTAGTTGTGGGTATTCCGAGCTATAATAATGCTGAAACGATTTCTTTTGTTTCTGAAACTGCTGCAAAAGGAATATTTGAATATTTTGGTTCTGATGGGTTAATTGTCAACGCTGATGGGGGTTCAAAAGATGGAACAAAAGAAGTTTTTATGAAAACAGAGACAAAAAATGTCCCCAAGATCGCTTACGATTATATAGGTTTACCGGGCAAAGGGAGTGCCATGCTTTCTGTGATAGAACTTGCTAAAAACTTAGATGCTAAGGCGATTGTATTTTTAGATTCTGATTTAAAAAGTGTTCGACCATGGTGGATAGAAAGATTAACTGGTCCAATAATGAAGGGACTTTCCGATTATGTTACGCCTTATTATGTGAGGCACAAATACGACGGTACAATCACAAACCAAGTATGTTATCCTTTGGTTACTTCTTTGTTTGGTCAAGCTGTAAGACAACCGATAGGGGGAGATTTTGGGGTAGGTAAAAATATGATCGATGTTTATTTGAAAACCGCTTTAAGTGTTGCCAAAACAGATGTTGCAAGGTTCGGGATAGATATTTGGATGACTACAAATGCCATACTTAACTCCAATAAAAAGGTTTATCAAGCGGCCTTAGGTGCAAAAGTTCATGATCCAAAAGATCCAGGAGCTGATCTATCCCCTATGTTTAAGCAGGTAGTTGGAACGTTATTTGATATTATTGTAGATAGCGTTTCCAAATGGAAAGATATCGATTCTATTGAAGAAGCCCCAATATATGGTGAAATACCTCAAGTTGCTGTTGAACCTATCAACATCAACATAGAAAATTTGAAAAAGCAACTTTTAGAAGGATTAAAAAATGAAGAAACCAAAAGATTGGCAAATGATCATTTGGAAACCATAATGGAAAAGAAGAAATTACCACTTCAAACTTGGGTGGATATCTTATTCAATGCATTAATAGAGTATTCAAAAAACAAAGACAAAAAGTTGGTGGAATCCTTAGTGCCCCTCTATTTTGGTAGAGTAGCTGATTTCGCTGAATTGACAAAAGATATGAATGAAGTAGAAGCTGAAAAAGTTATCAGAGATCAAATAAAGGTATTTAAGAATAAAAAAGTTGAATTGATGAAAAAGTTATAG